Proteins encoded together in one Balaenoptera musculus isolate JJ_BM4_2016_0621 chromosome 6, mBalMus1.pri.v3, whole genome shotgun sequence window:
- the EXOSC3 gene encoding exosome complex component RRP40 isoform X1, which produces MAAAAAVVAESLAGYRARAARAVLEQVVLPGEELLLPEQEDGEGPGGTGERPLRLNAGARSRGRVVCGPGLRRCGDRLLVTKCGRLRHKEPGSGSGGGVYWVDSQQKRYVPVKGDHVIGIVTAKSGDIFKVDVGGSEPASLSYLAFEGATKRNRPNVQVGDLIYGQFVVANKDMEPEMVCIDSCGRACGMGVIGQDGLLFKVTLGLIRRLLAPDCEILQEVGKLYPLEIVFGMNGRIWVKAKTIQQTLILANILEACEHMTADQRKQIFSRLAES; this is translated from the exons ATGGCTGCGGCGGCGGCTGTCGTTGCGGAATCCCTGGCGGGCTACAGGGCTCGGGCGGCGCGTGCGGTGCTAGAGCAGGTGGTGCTCCCGGGTGAGGAGCTGCTATTGCCTGAACAGGAGGACGGAGAAGGCCCAGGAGGTACAGGGGAGCGACCGCTGCGCCTGAACGCCGGAGCGCGCTCCCGGGGGCGCGTGGTGTGCGGCCCGGGCTTGCGGCGCTGCGGCGACCGGCTGCTGGTCACCAAGTGCGGCCGCCTCCGTCACAAGGAGCCCGGCAGTGGCAGCGGCGGTGGCGTTTACTGGGTGGACTCGCAGCAGAAGCGG TATGTCCCAGTGAAAGGAGACCATGTGATTGGCATAGTGACAGCTAAGTCTGGAGATATATTCAAAGTGGATGTTGGAGGGAGTGAGCCAGCTTCTTTGTCTTACTTGGCATTTGAAGGTGCAACTAAAAGAAACAGACCAAATGTGCAG GTTGGAGATCTCATCTATGGCCAGTTTGTGGTTGCTAATAAAGATATGGAACCAGAGATGGTCTGTATTGACAGCTGTGGACGAGCCTGTGGAATGGGTGTGATTGGACAGGATGGTCTGCTTTTTAAAGTGACTTTGGGCTTAATTAGAAG GCTGCTAGCTCCAGACTGTGAAATCCTACAAGAAGTGGGAAAACTCTACCCACTGGAGATAGTATTTGGAATGAATGGAAGAATATGGGTTAAGGCAAAAACCATTCAGCAGACTTTGATTTTGGCAAACATTTTAGAAGCTTGTGAACACATGACAGCagatcaaagaaaacaaatcttcTCCAGATTGGCAGAAAGTTGA
- the EXOSC3 gene encoding exosome complex component RRP40 isoform X2, which produces MAAAAAVVAESLAGYRARAARAVLEQVVLPGEELLLPEQEDGEGPGGTGERPLRLNAGARSRGRVVCGPGLRRCGDRLLVTKCGRLRHKEPGSGSGGGVYWVDSQQKRVGDLIYGQFVVANKDMEPEMVCIDSCGRACGMGVIGQDGLLFKVTLGLIRRLLAPDCEILQEVGKLYPLEIVFGMNGRIWVKAKTIQQTLILANILEACEHMTADQRKQIFSRLAES; this is translated from the exons ATGGCTGCGGCGGCGGCTGTCGTTGCGGAATCCCTGGCGGGCTACAGGGCTCGGGCGGCGCGTGCGGTGCTAGAGCAGGTGGTGCTCCCGGGTGAGGAGCTGCTATTGCCTGAACAGGAGGACGGAGAAGGCCCAGGAGGTACAGGGGAGCGACCGCTGCGCCTGAACGCCGGAGCGCGCTCCCGGGGGCGCGTGGTGTGCGGCCCGGGCTTGCGGCGCTGCGGCGACCGGCTGCTGGTCACCAAGTGCGGCCGCCTCCGTCACAAGGAGCCCGGCAGTGGCAGCGGCGGTGGCGTTTACTGGGTGGACTCGCAGCAGAAGCGG GTTGGAGATCTCATCTATGGCCAGTTTGTGGTTGCTAATAAAGATATGGAACCAGAGATGGTCTGTATTGACAGCTGTGGACGAGCCTGTGGAATGGGTGTGATTGGACAGGATGGTCTGCTTTTTAAAGTGACTTTGGGCTTAATTAGAAG GCTGCTAGCTCCAGACTGTGAAATCCTACAAGAAGTGGGAAAACTCTACCCACTGGAGATAGTATTTGGAATGAATGGAAGAATATGGGTTAAGGCAAAAACCATTCAGCAGACTTTGATTTTGGCAAACATTTTAGAAGCTTGTGAACACATGACAGCagatcaaagaaaacaaatcttcTCCAGATTGGCAGAAAGTTGA